Sequence from the Deltaproteobacteria bacterium genome:
TCTCGACTTCGGTGTGTCCAAACTCACCGACTCTGAAGGTACACTCACACGCGATGGCCTCATTGGAACGCCTGGGTATATGTCACCGGAACAAGCACGAGGTCACGACTCAGACCACCGCAGTGATATATTCTCAGTAGGCGCTGTTATTTATCGGACACTCACCGGGCACACCCCTTTTACCGCATCCAACTTACCTCAAACGCTTTTTCGCATCGTCTACGTGAATCCCAAAGATCCGATGACTTTGCTAAAAGACCTACCTGAGGATATCGCTAAGGTGTTGGCACTCTCGGTGGCCAAACGCCCAGACGACCGATTCGACCATATTCAAGAGCTGGTGGATGCTTTCGAAGACGCTAGGTTTAACAACCTTAGCCCAGAGCTACGTTATAAAGCTGAGGAGCTTCTGAAACGAAGCCCCTGGGATGCTAACCTATCTGATCACAGCGGCTAATCAGTGATTTGAGGGTGCTGGTAGTTCACTTGAACCCATCAAGAATACATCGATAGACCGTGCAGCACCGCGTCCTTCATTGATGGCCCAAACCACCAATGACTGACCCCGCCGGCAATCGCCAGCACTGAAGAGCTTTGGAATATTCGTCTCAAATTCCCCATGACTTGCTTGGTAATTCGAGCGACCATCAAGCTCTAAATCCAAACCTTCGGAGATGTAGTGCTCAGGTCCTAGAAAGCCAAGAGCCAACAATACGAGGTCAGCCTTCCACTCTTTCTCAGAGCCTTCGACTTCCTTCATTTGGAAGCGGCCGGTCTCATCTTTTACCCAGTCTACTTCGACCGTTTTGATACCCGCCACGTTACCATCATCACCCCGGATAAATCCTTTGGACAATACGCAGTAAGTTCTTGGGTCATCACCAAATTTCCGTGCAGCTTCCTCGTGACCATAATCAACCCGAAAAATCTTCGGCCACGTTGGCCAAGGATTGCCAGAAGCGCGTTCTTCAGGAGGCTGAGGCAGGAGTTCGAAGTTCACAACACTCTTGCAGCCATGGCGAATCGATGTGCCGATGCAATCGGTCCCCGTATCACCGCCGCCAATAACAATGACATTCTTGCCTTCAGCCGAAATAAAATTTCCGTCTTCAAGCTTCGAGTCTAAGAGGCTCTTGGTGTTCGCGGTTAGAAAATCCATCGCAAAATGAATGCCGCTGAGTTCACGACCATCAATAGGTAGATCCCTTGGCTTGGTTGCTCCTGTTGCCAAAAGCATTGCATCGTTATCACCGAGCATTTTCTGGGGATCAATCGTTCGGCCAACGTCTGCGCCAGTTACAAACTCCACGCCTTCGTCACGCAGGATCTGTACACGTCTATC
This genomic interval carries:
- a CDS encoding serine/threonine protein kinase, whose protein sequence is RATHKETGEAAAVKVLQAAAVYRSTAVTRFIREGNIARRIDSPHVVAIHEVGEMGDGLPYLAMEWLDGEDLGSVLRRKARMDLESIRELLKEVGEGMRKAHEMHIVHRDIKPSNIFRTASSNTTASHWKILDFGVSKLTDSEGTLTRDGLIGTPGYMSPEQARGHDSDHRSDIFSVGAVIYRTLTGHTPFTASNLPQTLFRIVYVNPKDPMTLLKDLPEDIAKVLALSVAKRPDDRFDHIQELVDAFEDARFNNLSPELRYKAEELLKRSPWDANLSDHSG
- a CDS encoding glutamate synthase subunit beta, with the translated sequence MGKPTGFQEFIRQTISYREPLVRIGDYKEIYTEPAQEHLMEQGARCMDCGVPFCQSNSGCPIDNLIPEWNDLVFQGRFKEAIDRLHSTNNFPEFTGRVCPAPCEGACVLGITEKPVTIKNLENSIVDRAFDEGWVEAQPPQTRTGKKVAVVGSGPAGLAAAQQLNRAGHFVTVYERSDRIGGLLMYGIPNMKLEKDLVDRRVQILRDEGVEFVTGADVGRTIDPQKMLGDNDAMLLATGATKPRDLPIDGRELSGIHFAMDFLTANTKSLLDSKLEDGNFISAEGKNVIVIGGGDTGTDCIGTSIRHGCKSVVNFELLPQPPEERASGNPWPTWPKIFRVDYGHEEAARKFGDDPRTYCVLSKGFIRGDDGNVAGIKTVEVDWVKDETGRFQMKEVEGSEKEWKADLVLLALGFLGPEHYISEGLDLELDGRSNYQASHGEFETNIPKLFSAGDCRRGQSLVVWAINEGRGAARSIDVFLMGSSELPAPSNH